In Funiculus sociatus GB2-C1, the genomic stretch CGTTCAATACCTTCTCACAATTTAGAATGGCTTGCTTTTAAAGAATAACCAGCTGTGTGCAGCAAGTCACATTCTCAGTAATTTTATCCGTTGTTTGCTTATCTGGCAGTAGCTCTGGACGTATTCCCGGCAACACCAAAGGAAGGATGCTCCCGGAGGCGATTGCCTCTTATTATTGACAATTGTACAAAATATCAGAATTTCCCCACCATCAGCTATGGAGTTAATTGCTTCTGATTATTGAGTTTGGCTGGCTGAGGGAGAAATTCTGGAGGATTTTGGCAGCGTGGCAATTGTACAACCCGGCGTTCTTCTTGTGCGAGACTGTCTGCGGCACAGCGGTTTTTGGTCATTTGGGCGTACTATTGGTACTTGCGATCGCGTCTTTCCTTGAAGGTCTTTATCAATTCCCTTATCTAACTGGAAATTGTCGCTAGGATTCGGCGATGGCGATGGCGCACTCTTGATGCTTAGTAACTGCACCAGCGCCACTTTCAGAAATAGCAATGCTAAAGTTGGTAGAATTCAAAGCTATGAAAGCATTAGTAACTCGAAAATAGCCCTCAGCAGTAATCTCGAAATTACCGCCCTTACCACTACCTATACTCTGAGCATCAATAAGTTTTGTTTCATAAATTTATATCCAATCGGCCTAGCTTGGGAAACTAATAGTTCTCAAGCTAGAAATTTTTCAGCCCAACGCTGAAATTTTAGGGCAAAGATGATCCAAATACCCTTCTTTCCAGTTCTCATCAATCTTGCTGCTGCATTACGTTTCTTCAAGAGACTCGTCAGATAGTTTCCGCAATATTAAAGCGATCGCTTCCAGGGTAGATTCCCACAAACAGCTCTTTATAAGGCACTGTTTTAACGTTATTACCCAGAACACTGGAACTTATCCCAGCTGCCAGCTTACCTAAAAGTTAGGGACAAACAAATTTTGGGAGCAGATGTAACGCTATTAATACTATCCCCAATTGTTGGGCAAGTTGGGAAAGTCTTAGCTTATTAAAGCTGAGTTTCAGTCACTTTATCAAGGTACGAATTTACAGATAGATGCGGGTTTGATAGGGCAAGTTTTATCGGTGAGTGTTTGATTGTTATAAACAGAGAGGTAAGCCAGGTTAGTGAGTTTTGATAAGGGTTTAAGGTCGGTTATTTGATTGTTATAAGCAAAGAGGTCAGTCAGGTTGGTGAGTGTTGACAAGGGTTTAAGGTCGGTTATTTGATTGTTATGGATGGAGAGGCTGGTCAGCTGGGTGAGTGCTGACAAGGGTTTAAGGTCGGCTATTTGATTGTTACCGAGAGAGAGGTAAGTCAGCTTGGTGAGTGCTGACAAAGGTTTGAGGTCGGCTATTTGATTCTTATGGACGGCAAGAAAAGTCAGTTTGGTGAGTGTTGACAAGGGTTTAAGGTCGGCCATTTGATTGTTACCGAGAGAGAGAGTAGCGAGCTTGGTGAGTGTTGACAAAGAATTAAAGTCAGCTATTTGATTGCTGTTAAGAAAGAGGGAACTCAGGTTGGTTAGTGATAACAAGGGTTTAAGGTCAGCTATTTGATTGTTATGGAGGTCGAGTGCAGCCAGCTTGGTCAGTGATGACAAGGGTTTAAGGTCGGCTATTTGATTGTTGTTGAGCCTGAGTTCAGTCAGGCTTGTGAGTGATGACAAGGGTTTAAGGTCGGCTATTTGATTGTTGTGGACGGCGAGGAAAGTCAGGTTGGTGAGTGTTGACAAAGGCTTGAGGTCGGCTATTTGATTGTTACTGACGTTGAGTCCAGTCAGGTTGGTCAGAGATGACAAGGGTTTGAGGTTGGCTATTTGATTGTTGTAGAGGTAAAGGCCTGCCAGGTTGGTTAGCGATGACAAGGGTTTAAGATCAGTTATTTGATTGTTATTGACGGAGAGTTCTGTCAGGTTGGTCAGCGATGACAAGGGTTTAAGGTCGCCTATTTGATTATTACCGAGGTCGAGTCGAGTCAGGTTGGTCAGCGATGACAAGGGTTTAAGATCAGTTATTTGATTGTCCCTGAGGTAGAGTCCAGTCAGGTTGGTGAGTGTTGATAAGGGCCTAAGGTCGGTTATTCGCTTGTCGTAGATACCCAGCTCACTGAGAGTCGAAAGAAACTTGTCAACCTGATTACAATCTTGAGTTTTAGCTGCTTGCAACAGCACATCAACAGTGAATTTTGTCTCCTCGCTCAAATTGGCTTTATTTAAACACCAATCAGCAAAGGTTCTAAGGTTAGTTGTCTTCTGAAGGGCGATAGCTTCGGCAGAAAAAGATGAAACGAACAGGAAAAGCGCTAGAGTACGCAGAGGTCGAATGCCTGGTAGAGTACTGGACAAATTCTTGTTTAGTCTCAGATGCTTTTCGATATTCATACACCTATCATCTCAAACAAAATTTAGCTGTGAGCTAAGACTAACAGGAGACAGTGAAAATGCAACAGGTGGAATAGTCAGCAGTTGAGGGCTTTTCAAGAGTGCGATCGCATTAGCTATTCCCTTACCAGTCGCACAAGATAGATTGAGCCATAAGCCACGGACTGCAAGATAGATTATTGACTTAACACGGCATGGTAGTTCTTCGCAGTAATGGAGCTGTAATTTTGTGGAAGGAG encodes the following:
- a CDS encoding leucine-rich repeat domain-containing protein; translation: MNIEKHLRLNKNLSSTLPGIRPLRTLALFLFVSSFSAEAIALQKTTNLRTFADWCLNKANLSEETKFTVDVLLQAAKTQDCNQVDKFLSTLSELGIYDKRITDLRPLSTLTNLTGLYLRDNQITDLKPLSSLTNLTRLDLGNNQIGDLKPLSSLTNLTELSVNNNQITDLKPLSSLTNLAGLYLYNNQIANLKPLSSLTNLTGLNVSNNQIADLKPLSTLTNLTFLAVHNNQIADLKPLSSLTSLTELRLNNNQIADLKPLSSLTKLAALDLHNNQIADLKPLLSLTNLSSLFLNSNQIADFNSLSTLTKLATLSLGNNQMADLKPLSTLTKLTFLAVHKNQIADLKPLSALTKLTYLSLGNNQIADLKPLSALTQLTSLSIHNNQITDLKPLSTLTNLTDLFAYNNQITDLKPLSKLTNLAYLSVYNNQTLTDKTCPIKPASICKFVP